In Paenibacillus ihbetae, the following are encoded in one genomic region:
- a CDS encoding DUF1450 domain-containing protein produces MANDIRVCEKCKHTRLKTLIPKIKKMAPDAEIKIGCKSYCGPCGKRAFIYINGRYVSAPTEDEVLAKAQPFVK; encoded by the coding sequence ATGGCAAATGATATAAGAGTCTGCGAGAAATGCAAGCATACAAGACTGAAGACCCTTATCCCGAAAATCAAGAAAATGGCGCCTGACGCCGAGATCAAAATTGGGTGCAAATCCTATTGCGGACCTTGCGGCAAGCGTGCATTCATTTATATCAACGGCCGGTATGTCAGCGCCCCGACAGAGGATGAAGTGCTCGCCAAGGCTCAGCCGTTCGTCAAGTAG